In the Tepidimicrobium xylanilyticum genome, one interval contains:
- the dapF gene encoding diaminopimelate epimerase, which yields MEFTKMEAAGNDFIVFNGFKYRIEDYGSLAKRYCHRHFSVGGDGILVCEKSDVADIKMIYYNSDGSEGEMCGNGIRCFSKYAYEEGLVDREVFQVETLAGIKTIWLETDTRGLVKSIRVNMGRPNFNPKDIPVNMDRDKVIEEAINVDGKDFVFSAVLLGVPHLVIFIDYVDNIDINGIGSKLENHPLFPSKINVNFVKIVDKNNIDIYTWERGAGRTLGCGTGSCASVVVGNYLGKLGKKVHVKTEGGELQVELGNNGEIYMKGGANRICDGRFLI from the coding sequence ATGGAGTTTACAAAAATGGAAGCTGCGGGCAACGATTTTATTGTATTTAATGGATTTAAGTATAGAATTGAAGACTATGGGAGTTTAGCAAAACGATATTGTCATAGACATTTTTCCGTAGGAGGAGATGGAATACTAGTTTGTGAAAAATCGGATGTGGCTGATATTAAAATGATTTATTATAACTCCGATGGTTCAGAAGGGGAAATGTGTGGAAATGGAATAAGGTGTTTTTCTAAATATGCTTATGAAGAAGGATTGGTAGATAGAGAGGTATTTCAGGTAGAGACTTTAGCTGGGATTAAAACTATATGGCTGGAAACGGATACAAGAGGTTTAGTAAAAAGCATTAGAGTAAACATGGGAAGGCCAAATTTCAATCCAAAAGATATTCCTGTAAACATGGATAGGGATAAAGTGATAGAAGAAGCTATTAATGTAGATGGGAAGGATTTTGTATTTTCTGCAGTTCTTCTAGGGGTTCCCCATTTGGTCATATTCATTGATTACGTAGATAATATAGATATAAATGGGATTGGTAGTAAATTAGAGAATCATCCCCTGTTTCCATCAAAAATCAATGTAAACTTTGTAAAAATAGTAGATAAAAATAACATAGACATATATACTTGGGAAAGGGGGGCTGGAAGAACTTTAGGATGTGGAACTGGTTCCTGTGCCAGTGTGGTTGTAGGAAACTATTTAGGGAAATTGGGGAAAAAAGTCCATGTTAAAACTGAAGGTGGAGAATTACAAGTGGAACTAGGAAATAATGGAGAAATCTATATGAAAGGTGGTGCTAATAGAATATGTGATGGAAGGTTTTTAATTTAA
- a CDS encoding dipeptide epimerase: MKIAQVQVGKIKIPLKKPFKTALREVRVLENVVVKITTDTGHIGYGEAAITQVITGDFMGSIKGAIIDEIGPKLIGRSIEDFESIIDLLHNSLVNNTSPKAAIDMALYDLFGQQYNAPVYKLLGGYRNEIITDITISVNEPEEMVEDSIKAVEKGYKTLKIKVGKDWKKDLKRIKAIREAIGYNVKIRADANQGWNPKEAVMVIRKMEDAGLDLELVEQPVKAYDIEGLKYVTDNVITPILADESCFSPLDALKIIQNRAADMINIKLMKTGGIYNALKICSIAESFGVECMVGCMMESKIGLTAASHLAAAKKIISRYDLDSPNLLAEDPIIGGAQYNEYQIRLSEKPGFGFESIGNIIYD, encoded by the coding sequence GTGAAGATTGCACAAGTTCAAGTAGGGAAAATAAAAATACCTTTAAAGAAACCTTTTAAAACTGCCTTGCGAGAGGTTAGGGTATTAGAAAATGTAGTAGTAAAGATTACAACAGATACTGGTCATATAGGTTACGGAGAAGCTGCAATTACTCAGGTAATTACTGGAGATTTTATGGGTTCCATTAAAGGTGCTATAATCGATGAAATAGGGCCTAAATTGATTGGTAGATCCATAGAGGATTTTGAAAGTATAATAGACTTGCTACACAATTCATTAGTAAATAATACAAGCCCAAAAGCAGCTATAGATATGGCCTTATACGACCTCTTTGGCCAGCAATATAATGCTCCTGTATATAAACTACTAGGTGGATATAGGAATGAAATAATCACAGATATAACTATAAGTGTAAATGAACCAGAAGAAATGGTTGAAGATAGCATTAAAGCTGTAGAAAAGGGCTATAAAACTCTAAAGATAAAGGTAGGCAAGGATTGGAAAAAAGATCTAAAAAGGATAAAAGCCATTAGAGAGGCTATAGGATACAATGTAAAAATTAGGGCTGATGCTAATCAGGGTTGGAATCCTAAAGAAGCTGTAATGGTTATACGAAAGATGGAGGATGCAGGCTTGGATTTGGAGCTTGTAGAACAGCCCGTCAAAGCCTATGACATAGAAGGCCTTAAATATGTAACGGATAATGTTATAACACCAATATTAGCTGATGAAAGCTGTTTCTCGCCTTTAGATGCTTTGAAGATTATACAAAATAGAGCAGCTGATATGATAAATATTAAGCTTATGAAGACTGGAGGAATATATAATGCGCTTAAGATATGCAGTATAGCTGAAAGTTTCGGAGTAGAATGTATGGTTGGCTGTATGATGGAAAGTAAAATTGGTTTAACTGCCGCTTCCCATTTAGCAGCAGCTAAAAAAATTATCTCTAGATACGATTTAGATAGTCCAAATCTACTGGCTGAAGATCCTATTATTGGCGGAGCCCAATATAACGAATACCAAATAAGATTATCTGAAAAACCTGGGTTTGGATTTGAAAGTATAGGAAATATCATTTACGATTAA
- a CDS encoding dicarboxylate/amino acid:cation symporter: protein MTETKKSFWTYYRFPIILLSSIIIGSIIGLIMGEKASIFKPFGDIFLNIMFTIVVPLVFVTISSAVSSIVDMKRLGKIIGNMLLVFMVTGLIASIIMIVVVNVYPPAKGVNIALEATEEIAPLKTGEQIVKAITVSDFPELISRRNMLPLIIFSIFFGICISLLGEKAKSISDLLNLLSDVFLKMVSLIMYYAPIGLGAYFAALIGEFGPELLGSYARAMVVYYPICILYFFIAFFFYSYFAGGMEGVKVYFKNIFPVAITSIATQSSIATVPVNLSAAKRIGVPKDIRDIVIPIGATAHMDGSCLSAILKISFLFGIFGIPYKGLGTFITSIVISVLSGVVMSGVPGGGLIGEMLIVNLYGFPPEAFPIIATIGYLVDPPATMINVTGDTVASMMVTRIIEGKDWLQKKLTKGEKA, encoded by the coding sequence ATGACAGAGACTAAAAAGAGTTTTTGGACTTATTATAGGTTTCCCATTATATTGTTATCATCTATAATAATAGGCAGTATAATAGGCCTTATTATGGGTGAAAAAGCCTCTATTTTTAAACCCTTTGGAGATATTTTTTTAAACATCATGTTTACAATAGTAGTACCATTGGTGTTCGTAACCATATCAAGTGCAGTATCCAGTATAGTAGACATGAAAAGGTTAGGTAAAATTATAGGAAATATGCTTTTGGTATTTATGGTTACTGGACTTATAGCTTCAATAATAATGATAGTTGTAGTGAATGTATATCCTCCTGCTAAAGGAGTAAATATCGCTTTAGAGGCAACAGAGGAGATAGCTCCCTTGAAGACGGGAGAACAAATAGTTAAGGCTATAACGGTTAGCGATTTTCCCGAATTAATATCTAGGAGGAATATGCTTCCATTGATAATATTTTCGATCTTCTTTGGGATATGTATTAGCTTATTAGGGGAAAAAGCAAAATCTATTTCAGATTTATTAAATCTATTGTCCGATGTATTCTTAAAAATGGTATCCCTTATTATGTACTATGCACCTATTGGTTTGGGAGCCTATTTTGCAGCGTTAATAGGGGAATTTGGACCTGAACTATTGGGTTCCTATGCAAGGGCCATGGTTGTTTATTATCCAATTTGCATTCTGTACTTTTTTATTGCCTTTTTCTTCTATTCCTACTTTGCTGGTGGAATGGAAGGAGTTAAGGTTTATTTTAAAAACATATTTCCCGTAGCAATTACTTCAATAGCAACCCAAAGTAGTATTGCTACAGTACCCGTAAATTTAAGTGCAGCAAAGAGAATAGGAGTACCAAAGGACATTAGAGATATTGTAATTCCCATTGGGGCTACTGCCCATATGGATGGCTCCTGCTTGAGTGCCATATTAAAGATATCATTTTTATTTGGTATATTTGGCATACCCTATAAAGGATTGGGAACTTTTATAACCTCCATAGTAATTTCTGTATTAAGTGGAGTGGTAATGTCAGGAGTACCCGGTGGTGGATTAATTGGAGAAATGCTAATAGTCAACCTATATGGATTTCCCCCAGAAGCCTTTCCAATTATTGCAACCATTGGCTACCTAGTAGACCCACCAGCCACTATGATAAATGTAACAGGAGACACAGTGGCTTCCATGATGGTAACAAGGATTATCGAAGGAAAGGATTGGCTGCAAAAGAAGCTAACCAAAGGAGAAAAAGCATAA
- a CDS encoding endolytic transglycosylase MltG: protein MKNFIEKLKDLLYDGIDYIVMVFIIVTVVLIINWRLDGLFAKDAVDDIVNKPTNEIENNLDDENRHTDIEENPNNDVIDNRNKNTGDNGQNNIDAEEIKELVKITIPSGTLPPEIGDILVANGLINNKNEFLNKVIELKMETKLKSGEYEIERGLSIEDIIGILTK, encoded by the coding sequence GTGAAAAACTTTATTGAAAAATTAAAGGATCTGCTATACGATGGTATTGATTACATAGTAATGGTTTTCATAATTGTAACGGTTGTACTAATAATAAATTGGCGATTAGATGGGTTGTTTGCTAAGGACGCTGTTGATGACATTGTAAATAAGCCTACCAACGAGATTGAAAACAATCTGGATGATGAGAATAGACATACTGACATTGAAGAAAATCCAAATAATGATGTTATAGATAATAGAAATAAAAACACAGGTGACAATGGGCAGAATAATATAGATGCAGAGGAAATTAAGGAGTTGGTAAAGATAACTATCCCTTCAGGGACTTTACCTCCAGAAATAGGTGATATTCTGGTAGCTAATGGTTTAATCAATAATAAGAATGAATTTTTAAATAAAGTTATTGAATTAAAGATGGAAACAAAGTTAAAATCTGGAGAGTACGAAATAGAAAGAGGTCTTTCTATAGAAGATATAATAGGAATCCTAACAAAATAA
- the glsA gene encoding glutaminase A has translation MKELLVRLIEKNRPTANKGQIADYIPALKKADPRDLGICILDMSGNICTGGDYNKKFTMQSISKVVALILALMDNGESIFNKVDMKATDEPFNSLYKLDLPHGVKPANPMINAGAIVTTSLIKGNGEEKFNRLLELLKKITSNKSLKYNVEVFQSEKTTADKNRAIAYLLKNKGLIEEDVEEILDVYFKQCSIEVDCVDLAKIGIFLANKGRILETNEKIVDEKTINYALAIMTTCGMYDYSGEYLSHVGIPSKSGVSGGILAVVPNRFGIGVYGPALDGHGNSVAGMELLKDLSNHLNLSLFS, from the coding sequence TTGAAGGAATTATTGGTTAGATTAATTGAAAAGAACCGTCCTACTGCAAATAAAGGGCAGATAGCTGATTATATACCTGCTTTAAAAAAAGCGGATCCGCGGGATTTAGGTATATGTATACTTGATATGAGTGGTAATATATGTACTGGGGGAGATTATAATAAGAAATTTACAATGCAGAGTATATCCAAAGTAGTAGCATTGATATTAGCATTGATGGATAATGGAGAAAGTATATTTAATAAGGTAGACATGAAAGCAACTGATGAACCTTTTAATTCCCTTTATAAATTAGACCTGCCCCATGGGGTTAAACCTGCTAATCCCATGATAAACGCTGGCGCCATAGTTACTACCTCTCTAATAAAGGGGAATGGAGAAGAGAAATTTAACCGATTATTGGAGTTATTGAAGAAAATTACGTCTAATAAATCGCTTAAATATAATGTGGAGGTATTCCAGTCAGAAAAGACTACAGCCGATAAAAATAGAGCTATCGCATATCTATTAAAAAATAAAGGCCTTATTGAAGAAGACGTGGAAGAAATACTTGATGTTTATTTCAAACAGTGCTCCATTGAGGTGGACTGTGTAGATCTAGCAAAAATTGGAATATTTCTTGCCAATAAGGGACGAATCTTAGAGACAAATGAAAAGATAGTGGATGAGAAGACAATAAATTACGCTTTAGCAATTATGACTACTTGTGGCATGTATGATTATAGTGGTGAATATTTATCCCATGTAGGTATTCCATCCAAAAGTGGGGTTTCTGGAGGAATTTTAGCTGTAGTGCCTAATCGATTTGGAATAGGTGTTTATGGTCCTGCTTTAGACGGACATGGAAATTCCGTAGCAGGTATGGAACTTTTGAAGGATTTATCCAATCATCTAAATTTAAGCCTATTTAGCTGA
- a CDS encoding sigma-54 interaction domain-containing protein: MLVNSDDYVKLFTDIMSEGLMVIDNNGIIQIYNNKAKEIFGIINNQQISHDGGKINRGDIVIIGDNSLGRDDGDLNSKSLECLGIRDKNIKKGDGLVAVGLYKEEGIPPIYRYVRPENMEDTLKLNAKFLGIDIRVVIDFAHKVITIEVDGEKYSMSYMNAIGHMVVLDEKTKKMKFYQSQGYTARGESINELLKGNDFRAKGKDNTILDVIGKDIFEIHKGSSTIEDFYRVARGENITYVDEFKEINGIPTMCTLLPVDKDGKRIGAALKVEDISEIRRVIKERDKALSELDKIERQLNEEKLLKKAFPSFIGESKEINQVKRLAVKASKTNSTVLILGESGTGKTLLAKAIHDNSKFKDKPFVHVNCGSIPATLLESELFGYEKGAFTGARSGGKIGFFERANGGTIFLDELGDIPLNLQVKLLQVLQDKSFYRVGGTDKINVNVRIIAATNKNLEEEMVAGRFREDLYYRINVFPIWIPPLRERIEDIYPLVEMLLPKICKEVGVEQKRISGEALNLLTRYNWPGNVRELENILERAVNLSESNTILTKHIMIYVKEKDNRRGKITTLKEAVMSCERDAIKKALDYFKGDKKKTMKALGISKTTFYEKLKKYRI, translated from the coding sequence ATGCTTGTTAACTCTGATGACTATGTAAAGCTATTTACAGACATAATGTCTGAAGGTTTAATGGTCATTGATAATAATGGGATAATTCAAATTTATAATAATAAAGCAAAAGAAATATTTGGTATAATCAATAATCAACAAATAAGCCACGATGGAGGCAAAATAAATAGAGGAGATATAGTTATAATAGGTGACAATTCCTTAGGTAGGGATGATGGTGATTTAAATTCTAAATCCTTGGAATGTCTGGGAATAAGGGATAAAAATATAAAAAAAGGGGATGGATTAGTAGCTGTTGGATTATATAAAGAGGAAGGCATTCCACCCATATATAGATATGTAAGACCTGAAAATATGGAGGATACGCTGAAATTAAACGCAAAATTCCTAGGCATAGATATAAGGGTTGTTATAGATTTTGCTCATAAGGTCATTACCATAGAAGTAGATGGAGAAAAGTATTCCATGAGTTACATGAACGCCATTGGTCATATGGTGGTGTTGGATGAAAAGACTAAAAAAATGAAGTTTTACCAGTCCCAAGGTTATACTGCTAGAGGGGAAAGCATAAATGAGCTTTTGAAAGGTAACGATTTTAGAGCAAAAGGGAAGGATAATACTATACTCGATGTAATTGGAAAAGATATATTTGAAATACATAAAGGAAGTTCTACTATAGAAGATTTCTATAGGGTGGCAAGGGGAGAAAATATAACTTATGTAGATGAATTTAAGGAAATAAACGGAATACCAACCATGTGTACCCTACTACCTGTGGATAAGGATGGTAAAAGGATTGGTGCAGCTTTAAAGGTAGAAGATATTTCCGAAATAAGGCGTGTTATTAAAGAAAGGGATAAGGCCCTTTCAGAGTTGGACAAGATCGAAAGACAGCTTAATGAAGAGAAGTTATTAAAAAAGGCATTTCCAAGTTTCATAGGGGAAAGTAAGGAGATAAATCAAGTAAAAAGACTTGCTGTGAAAGCATCAAAGACCAATTCTACCGTTCTCATTTTAGGAGAAAGTGGTACTGGTAAAACTCTGCTTGCAAAGGCAATCCACGATAATAGCAAATTTAAAGATAAGCCCTTTGTCCATGTAAATTGTGGCTCTATACCAGCCACCCTATTGGAATCTGAACTATTCGGGTATGAAAAAGGGGCTTTTACAGGTGCTAGAAGTGGAGGAAAGATTGGATTTTTTGAAAGGGCTAATGGGGGTACCATATTTTTAGATGAATTGGGAGATATACCGTTAAATTTGCAGGTGAAATTACTTCAAGTTTTGCAGGATAAAAGTTTTTATAGAGTTGGTGGCACTGATAAAATAAATGTAAATGTAAGAATTATTGCTGCTACAAATAAGAACCTAGAAGAGGAAATGGTGGCAGGAAGGTTCAGGGAAGACCTATATTATAGGATTAATGTATTTCCCATTTGGATACCTCCTCTAAGAGAAAGAATAGAAGATATATATCCTTTGGTGGAAATGTTACTACCTAAAATATGTAAGGAAGTTGGAGTTGAGCAAAAGAGGATTTCTGGAGAAGCCCTTAATCTATTAACTAGATATAATTGGCCAGGAAATGTTAGGGAATTGGAAAATATACTTGAAAGAGCTGTTAACCTTTCTGAAAGCAATACAATTTTGACGAAACATATCATGATATATGTGAAGGAAAAGGATAATCGAAGGGGTAAGATTACCACATTAAAAGAGGCTGTAATGAGTTGTGAAAGGGATGCTATAAAAAAAGCTCTAGATTACTTTAAGGGGGATAAAAAGAAAACTATGAAAGCTTTAGGTATAAGTAAAACCACATTTTATGAAAAATTGAAAAAGTATAGGATTTAA
- a CDS encoding nucleoside kinase, which produces MNERIKVNVEGKGEFVVERGIKLEDISKQLFGKDYKNYLGARINNQIYHLQKKIHENVNIKFLSLKDEDGNKIYARTISAIFIMACEEIFPQCTVKIEHSIGDGLYAELQGGKSIGFSEIEMIKDKMVAIIEKDLPIIREKVPAEEGIALFEKQGYYDKVRLYKTLEREEIQIYRIGDHIDGFHGYLAPSTGYVRLFDLKYYYPGVIILFPNKDSIDNIPKFKEHKKLAKVFKEANEWASILDLAFLGSLNEKVLNGEIGEVIRISEALHEKKIGHIADEICKDDDINIILIAGPSSSGKTTFAQRLAIHLKVNGKRPIAISVDDYFVDRDKTPLNEKGEFDFESIEAIDLERLNEDLVRLLEGQEIELPKYNFITGKSENSGVKIRVDKDHPIIVEGIHGLNPRLTEHIPEKNKFKIYISALTQLNIDAHNRITTTDTRFIRRLVRDSKFRGNDVFRTFELWGGVIKGEEKNIFPYQEEADVMFDSALVYELSVLKKHAIPLLSTVDNSSLYYSEARRLLQFLKYFIDIEDESLIPPNSILREFIGGADISVH; this is translated from the coding sequence ATGAATGAAAGGATTAAAGTAAATGTTGAAGGAAAAGGGGAATTTGTAGTAGAAAGGGGAATTAAACTAGAGGACATATCTAAACAGCTTTTTGGAAAGGATTATAAGAATTATCTAGGCGCAAGAATTAATAATCAAATATACCATCTACAGAAGAAAATTCACGAAAATGTGAATATAAAATTTTTATCCCTGAAAGATGAAGATGGAAATAAGATATATGCTAGGACCATATCTGCCATATTCATAATGGCATGCGAAGAGATATTTCCCCAATGTACAGTTAAAATAGAACATTCTATAGGGGATGGTCTTTATGCTGAATTACAAGGGGGAAAATCCATAGGTTTTAGTGAGATTGAGATGATAAAGGATAAAATGGTGGCTATAATAGAAAAGGATCTACCTATAATTAGAGAAAAGGTACCTGCAGAGGAAGGTATTGCCTTGTTTGAAAAACAAGGCTATTATGATAAGGTTAGGCTTTATAAGACATTAGAAAGGGAAGAGATTCAAATTTATAGGATTGGAGATCACATCGATGGGTTTCATGGCTATTTAGCTCCTTCTACCGGTTATGTAAGATTATTCGATTTAAAATATTATTATCCTGGGGTTATAATTCTATTTCCAAATAAGGACTCCATAGACAATATCCCTAAATTTAAGGAGCATAAAAAATTAGCAAAGGTATTTAAAGAAGCCAATGAATGGGCTAGTATATTAGATTTAGCTTTTTTAGGTTCCTTAAATGAGAAAGTATTAAATGGAGAAATTGGAGAAGTTATTCGAATATCAGAAGCCTTACATGAAAAAAAGATTGGGCATATAGCAGATGAAATTTGTAAAGATGATGATATTAATATAATCTTAATAGCGGGTCCTTCATCTTCAGGGAAAACTACCTTTGCTCAAAGGTTGGCGATACACTTAAAAGTCAATGGGAAAAGACCGATAGCTATCTCTGTAGACGACTATTTTGTGGACAGGGATAAGACTCCATTGAATGAAAAAGGAGAATTCGACTTTGAATCTATTGAGGCCATAGATTTGGAAAGGTTAAATGAAGATTTAGTAAGATTGTTGGAAGGGCAGGAGATTGAACTGCCAAAATACAATTTCATCACCGGGAAAAGCGAAAATTCTGGTGTTAAAATCAGAGTGGATAAAGATCATCCTATTATAGTTGAGGGAATCCATGGATTAAATCCCAGATTGACAGAACATATTCCGGAAAAGAATAAGTTTAAAATTTATATTTCAGCCTTAACACAGCTTAACATAGATGCCCATAATAGGATTACTACCACCGATACTCGGTTTATTAGAAGATTAGTAAGAGATAGTAAATTTAGAGGTAATGATGTATTTAGGACCTTTGAATTATGGGGAGGGGTTATTAAAGGGGAAGAAAAAAACATATTCCCATACCAGGAAGAGGCAGATGTCATGTTCGATTCAGCTTTAGTATACGAACTATCAGTTCTGAAGAAACACGCTATTCCTCTTTTAAGCACTGTGGACAATAGCAGCCTCTACTATTCGGAAGCCAGAAGATTATTACAATTTTTAAAGTATTTTATCGATATTGAAGACGAAAGCTTGATTCCACCTAATTCGATATTGAGGGAGTTTATAGGTGGTGCTGATATTAGTGTTCACTAA
- a CDS encoding SH3 domain-containing protein produces MKEKWKVIVIITLFLIAFVLFKVDQKLNGKETGYKFNAETDEEVNVDTLEVHKEVGLYTIEDPEYWIERIVQSDLLLMNSSEIKDYNKDNFHQLDYLVDIENHKDTIEKTQLEEIIKMVSKKPAELRFDSQGNVMDEGYFNGLMKNLNLESIPHKVSMKYGVTVNRTVLRTFPTYEPSYKKEGNIEFDRFMETAIYPWEPLAIYIESADGEWYFGRIYNYLGWIPKKDVAIGDKENIFYYVNWEPFLVVIDRQVNLDGVVLDMGVRIPLIGEDEEGYKVLMPIRSEEGKFEVLEKKLPTSKSFYKGYLPYTKANIIKQGFKFLGEEYGWGGMNNTRDCSALIMDIHRTFGIKLPRNSIEQGMDSLGKVYDKGNFPPASVLYMPGHIMLYLGEDEGIGYILHQVAGYYEESGEGLKYVEAMKTIVTPITIKTSTGKTYLENIVICKEFVKK; encoded by the coding sequence GTGAAGGAAAAATGGAAAGTAATAGTCATCATTACATTGTTTTTAATAGCCTTTGTGCTTTTCAAGGTGGACCAGAAACTTAACGGAAAAGAAACGGGATATAAGTTTAATGCAGAAACTGATGAAGAGGTCAATGTTGATACACTAGAAGTTCATAAGGAAGTTGGGCTATATACTATAGAAGACCCAGAATATTGGATAGAAAGAATAGTTCAGAGTGATTTGCTTTTAATGAATTCATCAGAGATAAAAGATTATAATAAAGATAATTTTCACCAATTAGATTATCTGGTAGACATAGAAAATCACAAAGATACTATAGAAAAGACCCAATTGGAAGAAATTATTAAAATGGTGAGCAAAAAACCCGCAGAACTTAGATTCGATAGCCAAGGGAATGTAATGGATGAAGGCTATTTTAATGGGCTAATGAAGAACCTAAACCTTGAATCCATTCCCCATAAAGTGAGTATGAAGTATGGAGTAACGGTTAATAGGACGGTGTTGAGAACCTTTCCAACCTACGAACCATCCTATAAGAAGGAAGGAAATATTGAATTCGATAGATTTATGGAAACAGCCATCTATCCTTGGGAACCATTAGCAATTTATATAGAATCCGCCGATGGAGAATGGTATTTTGGAAGGATATATAATTATTTAGGCTGGATACCTAAAAAGGATGTGGCAATTGGAGATAAAGAAAATATTTTCTACTATGTAAACTGGGAGCCTTTTTTAGTTGTTATAGATAGGCAAGTAAATTTAGATGGAGTAGTTTTGGATATGGGGGTTAGGATTCCCTTAATAGGCGAAGATGAAGAGGGTTATAAGGTCTTGATGCCTATTAGGAGTGAAGAAGGAAAGTTTGAGGTTTTAGAGAAAAAACTTCCTACTTCGAAATCCTTTTACAAGGGTTATCTTCCCTACACCAAAGCAAATATTATCAAGCAGGGTTTTAAATTTCTAGGAGAGGAATATGGCTGGGGAGGAATGAATAATACAAGGGATTGTTCAGCCTTAATCATGGATATTCATAGAACCTTTGGCATAAAGCTTCCTAGAAACTCTATTGAGCAAGGTATGGACTCTCTAGGAAAGGTTTACGATAAGGGGAATTTTCCTCCTGCTAGCGTATTATATATGCCTGGGCATATTATGCTGTACTTGGGAGAAGATGAAGGAATAGGGTATATTCTACACCAAGTAGCAGGATACTACGAAGAAAGTGGGGAAGGATTAAAATACGTGGAAGCCATGAAAACCATAGTAACACCCATAACCATAAAAACATCTACTGGAAAAACCTATCTAGAAAATATTGTAATCTGTAAGGAATTTGTAAAAAAATGA
- a CDS encoding RluA family pseudouridine synthase, protein MKELNISKNDSGQRIDRFLKKYLSKAPLSFIYKMIRKKNIKLNNSKTTPDTIIYEGDTIQLYLSDNTIEKFIEKDQMDKSSLRLNIIYEDENIILINKPVGILSHSANKEYGNNIVDGMVHYLYKKGEYCPRIEKTFTPAICNRLDRNTSGIIIGAKNYGALKLINQAIKDRNIERYYKTIVKGEIKKDGIMEGYLVKDAELNKVEVTLGKKEDSKKITTSIKVIAFSPPYTLLEVQLITGRTHQIRAHLASIGNPIIGDVKYGSKSINEYFMKKYGLNYQLLHSNKIKFNEIGEPLSYLNGREFTAEPGKKFTQIERELFGL, encoded by the coding sequence TTGAAAGAGTTAAATATTAGCAAGAATGATAGTGGTCAAAGAATAGATAGATTCTTAAAAAAATACCTATCTAAAGCACCATTAAGTTTTATTTATAAGATGATTCGAAAGAAAAATATTAAATTGAACAACAGCAAAACTACTCCTGACACAATAATCTATGAAGGAGATACCATACAGTTATACTTATCCGATAATACTATAGAAAAATTCATAGAAAAAGATCAAATGGATAAAAGTTCTTTAAGGCTCAACATAATCTATGAAGATGAGAATATAATTTTGATAAATAAGCCAGTGGGGATTTTATCTCACTCTGCTAATAAGGAGTATGGTAACAATATAGTAGATGGTATGGTTCATTACCTTTATAAAAAGGGAGAATACTGTCCTAGGATTGAAAAGACTTTTACCCCAGCTATTTGTAATAGGTTAGATAGAAACACCAGTGGGATAATTATAGGGGCCAAAAATTATGGAGCTTTAAAGCTAATCAACCAAGCAATTAAGGATAGAAATATCGAAAGGTATTATAAAACCATAGTCAAAGGGGAAATAAAAAAAGATGGGATTATGGAAGGGTATTTGGTAAAAGATGCTGAATTAAATAAGGTGGAAGTAACCCTTGGGAAAAAGGAGGATTCAAAGAAAATAACAACGAGTATAAAAGTTATTGCCTTTTCACCCCCCTATACTTTACTTGAAGTGCAGCTTATAACGGGTAGAACCCACCAGATTAGAGCACATTTGGCTTCTATTGGCAATCCAATAATTGGAGATGTGAAGTATGGTAGCAAAAGTATTAATGAATATTTTATGAAAAAATATGGACTGAACTACCAATTACTCCATAGCAATAAAATTAAATTTAATGAAATAGGTGAACCATTAAGCTATTTAAATGGCAGGGAATTTACAGCAGAACCGGGTAAAAAGTTTACTCAGATAGAAAGAGAACTATTTGGTTTATAA